The proteins below come from a single Notamacropus eugenii isolate mMacEug1 chromosome 7, mMacEug1.pri_v2, whole genome shotgun sequence genomic window:
- the LOC140514330 gene encoding sulfotransferase 1 family member D1-like yields the protein MDKNDMFRRELVDVHGVPLFWTIAEEWSKIEGFEARPDDLLISTYPKSGTTWVSEILDLIYNNGDAEKCKRDVIFNRVPFMELIMPGYVNGIEQLEALESPRLVKTHLPVELLPSSLWKNDCKMIYVARNAKDVAVSYYHFYRMSKMHPEPGTWEEFLETFMAGKVSFGSWYDHVKGWWEKKKDYRILYLFYEDMKEDPKRELLKILKFLEKDLPEEIVNKILYHTSFAIMKENPATNYTVKTGEEMDHSISPFMRKGISGDWKNQFTVAQYERFEKHYNQQMEGTTLKFRAEI from the exons ATGGACAAAAACGATATGTTCAGACGAGAATTAGTGGATGTTCATGGAGTACCCCTCTTCTGGACCATTGCAGAAGAATGGTCCAAGATAGAAGGATTTGAGGCCAGACCAGACgaccttctcatctccacctatCCCAAATCTG gtacCACTTGGGTCAGCGAAATCTTGGATCTGATCTATAATAATGGGGATGCAGAGAAATGCAAGCGAGATGTTATATTCAATCGGGTCCCTTTCATGGAACTGATAATGCCTGGATATGTAAATG GCATAGAGCAATTGGAAGCATTGGAGTCCCCACGCTTGGTGAAAACCCACCTGCCTGTAgaactccttccttcttctctgtggAAGAATGACTGCAAG ATGATCTACGTGGCACGAAACGCTAAGGATGTGGCTGTCTCTTATTATCATTTCTACCGGATGTCAAAGATGCACCCAGAGCCTGGCACCTGGGAGGAGTTTCTGGAGACTTTCATGGCTGGAAAGG TGAGTTTCGGCTCCTGGTATGACCATGTGAAGGGCTggtgggagaagaagaaggaCTACCGTATCCTCTACCTCTTCTACGAAGATAtgaaggag GACCCAAAACGTGAACTACTAAAAATACTGAAGTTTCTGGAAAAGGATTTGCCAGAAGAGATTGTGAATAAAATCCTCTATCACACCTCCTTCGCTATCATGAAAGAGAACCCAGCAACCAATTATACTGTGAAGACAGGAGAAGAAATGGACCACAGCATATCTCCCTTTATGAGAAAGG GGATTTCAGGTGACTGGAAGAATCAGTTCACAGTGGCCCAGTATGAGAGATTCGAAAAACATTATAACCAGCAAATGGAAGGAACCACACTGAAGTTTCGAGCAGAGATCTGA